A single region of the Halobacterium wangiae genome encodes:
- a CDS encoding YqaA family protein, whose protein sequence is MNALLFGIDFQTFESAVRAASGPGGLAVIFVYSFLIAFVLPLPSEVVLCPAGYVCAEGATLGLGVPGPLLVAVVVIVSGAGKALGSVVALYVGYGASHSGLVVRAVRRLGFDPVAWSKARMVELVRRYGYTGMALGLSVPGFPDTLSIYAFSVIEKEYGKFAAATFTGSVGRLVVTILFLEGALFVV, encoded by the coding sequence GTGAACGCCCTCCTGTTCGGCATCGACTTCCAGACGTTCGAGAGCGCCGTCCGCGCCGCGTCGGGTCCGGGCGGCCTGGCCGTCATCTTCGTCTACTCGTTCCTCATCGCGTTCGTCCTCCCGCTCCCCAGCGAGGTCGTGCTCTGTCCCGCCGGGTACGTCTGCGCCGAAGGTGCGACGCTCGGACTCGGCGTCCCGGGGCCCCTGCTCGTCGCCGTCGTCGTCATCGTCAGCGGCGCCGGGAAGGCACTCGGTAGCGTCGTCGCGCTGTACGTCGGCTACGGCGCTAGCCACTCCGGCCTCGTCGTGCGAGCGGTGCGACGACTCGGCTTCGACCCGGTCGCGTGGTCGAAGGCTCGCATGGTCGAACTCGTCCGTCGGTACGGCTACACCGGGATGGCACTCGGACTCTCCGTCCCCGGCTTCCCGGACACGCTCTCCATCTACGCCTTCTCCGTCATCGAGAAGGAGTACGGGAAGTTCGCCGCGGCCACGTTCACCGGCAGCGTCGGCCGCCTCGTCGTCACCATCCTGTTCCTCGAAGGCGCGCTGTTCGTCGTCTGA
- a CDS encoding LiaF transmembrane domain-containing protein: MSRLSSDRTTTGALIILVGVLLLLTTTDAVPTDSLWDFFPGLFVLLGVWALLRSRFRNLTGPVMVIAVAGTYLAKNLGFVTDQQLGTWWPLFVVLFGVLFLIGRSRRSHGVDVGETDAGTVSSVTLFGGTERRISGPGFRGGDVVVAFGGAELDLRDADVADPPASVECIVLFGGAEIHVPDDWTVDMDVLGLFGGSEDTRPPSRSGEGVDLVVTGLALFGGVTVER, encoded by the coding sequence ATGTCACGTCTGAGTTCGGACCGGACGACGACGGGTGCCCTCATCATCCTCGTCGGTGTGCTGTTGCTGTTGACGACGACGGACGCCGTCCCCACGGACTCGCTGTGGGACTTCTTCCCCGGCCTGTTCGTGCTGCTCGGCGTGTGGGCACTGCTCCGCAGCCGGTTCCGCAACCTCACCGGCCCGGTGATGGTTATCGCCGTCGCGGGGACCTACCTGGCGAAGAACCTCGGATTCGTCACTGACCAGCAGCTCGGCACGTGGTGGCCGCTGTTCGTCGTCCTGTTCGGCGTGCTGTTCCTGATCGGTCGGTCGCGCCGATCTCACGGCGTCGACGTCGGCGAGACGGACGCCGGCACCGTCTCCTCGGTCACCCTCTTCGGCGGGACCGAGCGCCGCATCTCCGGCCCGGGGTTCCGCGGTGGCGACGTCGTGGTGGCGTTCGGCGGCGCGGAGCTGGACCTCCGGGACGCCGACGTCGCGGACCCGCCGGCGTCCGTCGAGTGCATCGTCCTGTTCGGTGGCGCGGAGATCCACGTCCCCGACGACTGGACCGTCGACATGGACGTGCTGGGGCTGTTCGGCGGCAGCGAGGACACGCGTCCACCGAGCCGCAGTGGGGAAGGGGTCGACCTCGTCGTGACGGGGCTGGCGCTGTTCGGCGGCGTCACCGTCGAACGCTGA